One stretch of Vulpes lagopus strain Blue_001 chromosome X, ASM1834538v1, whole genome shotgun sequence DNA includes these proteins:
- the FOXO4 gene encoding forkhead box protein O4, translating into MDPRNENSATEAAAIIDLDPDFEPQSRPRSCTWPLPRPELTTEPSEPLEPPEVEPGLGEKVHPEGRSEPTLLPSQLPEPAGGPQPGILGAVTGPRKGGSRRNAWGNQSYAELISQAIESAPEKRLTLAQIYEWMVRTVPYFKDKGDSNSSAGWKNSIRHNLSLHSKFIKVHNEATGKSSWWMLNPEGGKSGKAPRRRAASMDSSSKLLRGRSKAPKKKPAVLPAPSEGATPTSPVGHFAKWSGSPCSRNREEADVWTTFRPRSSSNASTISTRHSPRRPESEALAEEEVPASVSSYAGGVPPTLNEDLELLDGLNLTSSHSLLSRSSLSGFSLQHPGVAGPLHTYSTSLFGTAEGPLSAGEGCFASSQSLEALLTSDTPPPPADVLMTQVDPILSQAPTLLLLGGIPSPSKLAAGVGLCPKPLEAPGPSSLVPTLSMIAPPPVLAGAPVPKTLGTSVLTPATEAASQDRMPQDLDLDMYMENLECDVDNIISDLMDGGEGLDFNFEPDP; encoded by the exons ATGGATCCGAGGAATGAGAATTCAGCCACAGAGGCTGCCGCGATCATAGACCTCGATCCCGACTTCGAACCCCAGAGCCGTCCCCGCTCCTGTACCTGGCCCCTTCCCCGACCAGAGCTCACTACTGAGCCGTCTGAGCCACTCGAGCCGCCCGAGGTGGAGCCAGGTTTGGGGGAGAAGGTACACCCGGAGGGGCGCTCAGAGCCGACCCTGttgccctcccagctcccagagCCGGCAGGGGGCCCCCAGCCCGGGATCCTGGGGGCTGTAACAGGTCCTCGGAAGGGAGGCTCCCGCCGGAATGCCTGGGGAAATCAGTCATATGCAGAACTCATCAGCCAGGCCATTGAAAGCGCCCCAGAGAAGCGGCTGACACTCGCCCAGATCTATGAGTGGATGGTCCGCACTGTGCCCTACTTCAAGGACAAGGGTGACAGCAACAGCTCAGCAGGATGGAAG aactcCATCCGCCACAACCTGTCCCTGCACAGCAAGTTCATCAAGGTTCACAACGAGGCTACTGGCAAGAGCTCTTGGTGGATGCTGAACCCTGAGGGAGGGAAGAGTGGCAAGGCCCCTCGCCGCCGGGCAGCCTCCATGGATAGCAGCAGCAAGCTGCTTCGGGGCCGCAGCAAGGCCCCCAAGAAGAAACCTGCTGTGCTGCCAGCTCCATCTGAAGGCGCCACTCCAACAAGCCCTGTTGGCCACTTTGCCAAGTGGTCAGGCAGCCCTTGCTCTCGAAACCGCGAAGAAGCAGATGTGTGGACCACCTTCCGTCCACGAAGCAGCTCAAACGCTAGCACCATCAGCACTCGGCACTCCCCCAGGAGGCCAGAGTCTGAGGCGCTGGCAGAGGAGGAGGTTCCAGCCTCAGTCAGCAGCTATGCAGGGGGCGTCCCTCCTACCTTAAATGAAGATCTCGAGCTGTTAgatgggctcaatctcacatcTTCCCATTCCCTGCTCTCCAGGAGTAGTCTCTCTGGCTTCTCTTTGCAGCATCCTGGGGTCGCAGGTCCCTTACACACCTACAGCACTTCTCTCTTTGGCACAGCAGAGGGGCCCCTATCAGCAGGAGAAGGGTGCTTCGCAAGCTCCCAGTCTCTGGAGGCCCTGCTCACCTCTGacacaccaccaccccctgctGATGTCCTCATGACCCAGGTAGATCCCATTCTGTCCCAGGCTCCGACACTTCTGTTGCTAGGGGGAATACCTTCCCCCAGTAAGCTGGCTGCAGGAGTTGGCCTCTGCCCCAAGCCCCTAGAGGCCCCGGGCCCCAGCAGTCTGGTTCCCACCCTCTCTATGATAGCACCACCTCCAGTCCTGGCAGGTGCTCCCGTCCCCAAGACCCTGGGGACTTCTGTGCTCACACCTGCTACTGAAGCTGCAAGCCAAGACAGAATGCCTCAGGATCTGGATCTTGACATGTATATGGAGAACCTGGAGTGTGATGTGGATAACATCATCAGTGACCTCATGGATGGGGGCGAGGGACTGGATTTCAACTTCGAGCCAG ATCCCTGA
- the CXHXorf65 gene encoding uncharacterized protein CXorf65 homolog, producing MFIFIKHGDNQQFLVNTNCSVLLLLHYTRSRVGLPKTDTIDLCDETGTMKLLFLMKTPGDYASKFLTARSTYYICKVERGTPGTRLENAYKAFVPLLKNPEPELIDALRTQCDLLERSRVKLLRSQEAKKVVPIESSVNLPSKSTGRSDEEGPTRRGLLFKTRADFFSRRDKHR from the exons ATGTTCATTTTCATCAAACATGGAG ATAATCAGCAGTTTCTGGTCAATACCAATTGCTCTGTCCTTCTGTTGCTGCATTATACCCGCAGTAGAGTAGGGTTGCCTAAAACAG ACACCATCGATTTGTGTGATGAGACGGGGACAATGAAGTTGCTTTTCCTGATGAAGACCCCTGGAGACTATGCCAGCAAATTCCTTACTGCTCGAAGCACCTACTACATTTGTAAGGTGGAACGTGGAACACCAG GAACCCGACTAGAAAATGCCTACAAAGCTTTTGTGCCCCTCCTGAAGAATCCAGAACCTGAGCTAATTG ATGCTTTGCGCACACAATGTGACCTCCTGGAGAGGAGCCGTGTAAAATTGCTCAGAAGCCAAGAAGCCAAGAAAGTCGTACCGATTGAATCCTCTGTGAACCTCCCA tccAAATCAACAGGAAGATCAGATGAAGAGGGGCCCACTCGAAGAGGTCTGCTCTTTAAGACCAGAGCAGACTTTTTCAGTAGAAGGGATAAACATCGCTAA